One genomic segment of Mycolicibacterium neworleansense includes these proteins:
- a CDS encoding S1 family peptidase has translation MIALVAMLTPALAHAEPPVVLGGGSGIVVNGESFCTLTAIGHDNAGRLIGFTSAHCGGPGAVVSAEGANGAGVLGKMVAGNELLDYAVIEFDPAKVTPTNNVNGFQIDGLGPDPVFGDVACKLGRTTGYSCGVTWGPGQDPGTIVNQVCGQPGDSGAPVTVNNRLVGMIHGAYTEELPTCVVKFVPLHTPAVTMSFNTQLADITAKNRPGTGFVPVG, from the coding sequence ATGATCGCCCTCGTTGCGATGCTCACTCCGGCCCTTGCCCATGCCGAACCGCCGGTGGTGCTCGGCGGCGGCTCGGGCATCGTGGTCAACGGCGAGTCGTTCTGCACACTCACCGCGATCGGGCACGACAACGCCGGCCGGCTCATCGGCTTCACCTCGGCGCACTGCGGAGGGCCGGGTGCCGTGGTGTCGGCCGAAGGCGCCAACGGCGCCGGGGTGCTCGGCAAGATGGTGGCCGGCAACGAGTTGCTCGATTACGCGGTGATCGAATTCGATCCCGCGAAGGTCACCCCGACCAACAACGTCAACGGTTTCCAGATCGACGGGCTCGGACCCGATCCGGTGTTCGGCGACGTGGCCTGCAAGCTGGGCCGCACCACCGGCTATTCGTGCGGCGTCACCTGGGGCCCGGGCCAAGACCCCGGCACCATCGTCAATCAGGTGTGCGGGCAGCCGGGGGACTCGGGTGCGCCGGTCACCGTCAACAACCGGCTGGTCGGCATGATCCACGGCGCCTACACCGAGGAACTGCCGACCTGTGTGGTGAAGTTCGTGCCGCTGCACACGCCGGCGGTGACGATGTCGTTCAACACTCAGCTGGCCGACATCACCGCCAAGAACCGACCGGGAACGGGATTCGTCCCGGTCGGCTAG
- a CDS encoding phage holin family protein produces MSTGDRRDGVPTTVTSIPLVDPHAPKPDPSIGDLVKDATAQVSTLLRAEVELAKAEITRDVKKGLTGSVFFIAALVVLFYSTFFFFFFLAELLDTWLWRWVAFLIVFGLMVLTTGALALFGFLKVRRIKGPQQTIESVKETREALTPGHDKGGLPAVPTRPATDPSGW; encoded by the coding sequence ATGAGCACAGGCGACCGCAGGGACGGCGTTCCGACGACGGTGACCTCGATTCCGCTCGTCGACCCGCATGCCCCCAAGCCCGACCCCTCGATCGGCGACCTGGTCAAGGACGCCACCGCGCAGGTCTCCACCCTGTTGCGCGCCGAGGTCGAGCTGGCCAAGGCCGAGATCACCCGGGATGTGAAGAAGGGCCTGACCGGCAGCGTGTTCTTCATCGCGGCGCTGGTGGTGCTGTTCTACTCGACCTTCTTTTTCTTCTTCTTCCTGGCCGAGCTGCTCGATACTTGGCTCTGGCGCTGGGTGGCCTTCCTGATCGTGTTCGGCCTCATGGTGCTGACCACCGGCGCGCTCGCGCTGTTCGGCTTCCTGAAGGTGCGACGGATCAAGGGTCCGCAGCAGACAATCGAATCGGTCAAGGAGACGCGCGAGGCGCTGACACCCGGCCACGACAAGGGTGGGCTGCCCGCCGTCCCGACCAGGCCGGCCACCGACCCGTCAGGCTGGTAA
- the acs gene encoding acetate--CoA ligase, with product MSNAPTTSTEVPSAYPPPADFAANANATGELYAEAEKDRLAFWAAQANRLSWQTPFSEVLDWSEAPFAKWFVGGKLNVAYNCVDRHVEAGNGDRVAIHWEGEPVGDARDITYAQLKDEVSQAANALAALGLTAGDRVAIYMPMVPEAIVAMLACARLGAMHSVVFAGFSASALRARVEDAAAKLVITTDGQYRRGKAASLKDAVDEAVSDQPSVEHVLVVRRTGIDVNWTDGRDLWWHETVETQSVQHDPEAFDSEQPLFLLYTSGTTGKPKGIVHTSGGYLTQAAYTHYNVFDLKPETDVYWCTADIGWVTGHTYITYGPLANGATQVVYEGTPTSPTEHRHFEIIEKYGVTIYYTAPTLIRTFMKLGRQIPAAHNLSSLRLLGSVGEPINPEAWRWYREAIGANKTPIVDTWWQTETGAIMISPLPGVTAAKPGSAMTPLPGISAKIVDDEGNELVPGADEAEHVTGYLVLDQPWPSMLRGIWGDPERFKETYWSRFAEQGWYFAGDGARYDSDGNIWVLGRIDDVMNISGHRISTAEVESALVGHSGVAEAAVVGASDDTTGQAICAFVILKASAHGGAENMIDELRAQVATEISPIAKPREIHVVPELPKTRSGKIMRRLLRDVAEGRELGDTSTLVDPSVFEAIRASK from the coding sequence ATGTCAAACGCGCCAACGACGTCTACCGAAGTTCCGTCAGCCTATCCGCCGCCTGCCGATTTCGCGGCCAACGCCAACGCGACGGGCGAGTTGTACGCCGAGGCCGAGAAGGACCGGCTGGCGTTCTGGGCCGCCCAAGCCAACCGGCTGAGCTGGCAGACCCCGTTCAGCGAGGTTCTCGACTGGTCGGAGGCACCGTTCGCCAAGTGGTTCGTCGGCGGCAAGCTCAACGTCGCCTACAACTGCGTGGACCGCCACGTCGAGGCGGGCAACGGCGACCGCGTCGCCATCCATTGGGAGGGCGAGCCCGTCGGAGACGCCCGTGACATCACCTACGCCCAGCTCAAGGACGAGGTCTCCCAAGCCGCCAATGCGCTGGCCGCCCTCGGTCTGACTGCCGGCGACCGCGTCGCCATCTACATGCCGATGGTGCCCGAGGCGATCGTGGCGATGCTGGCCTGCGCCCGGCTGGGCGCCATGCACTCGGTCGTCTTCGCCGGTTTCTCCGCGTCGGCGCTGCGGGCGCGCGTCGAGGATGCGGCGGCCAAGCTCGTCATCACCACCGACGGCCAGTACCGGCGCGGCAAGGCAGCCTCGCTCAAAGATGCGGTCGACGAAGCCGTCTCCGACCAGCCGTCCGTCGAGCACGTGCTGGTGGTGCGCCGCACCGGCATCGACGTGAACTGGACCGACGGCCGCGACCTGTGGTGGCACGAGACCGTAGAAACCCAGTCGGTGCAGCATGATCCGGAAGCCTTCGACTCCGAGCAGCCGCTGTTCCTGCTCTACACCTCGGGAACCACCGGCAAGCCCAAGGGCATCGTGCACACCTCCGGTGGCTACCTCACCCAGGCGGCCTACACCCACTACAACGTCTTCGACCTCAAACCCGAGACCGACGTGTACTGGTGCACCGCCGACATCGGCTGGGTCACCGGGCACACCTACATCACCTACGGCCCACTGGCCAACGGCGCCACGCAGGTGGTCTACGAGGGCACCCCCACCTCCCCGACCGAGCACCGCCACTTCGAGATCATCGAAAAGTACGGCGTCACAATCTATTACACCGCGCCCACGCTGATCCGTACCTTCATGAAGCTGGGCCGCCAGATCCCGGCCGCGCACAACCTGTCCAGCCTGCGGCTGCTGGGTTCGGTGGGCGAACCGATCAACCCCGAGGCCTGGCGCTGGTACCGGGAAGCCATCGGCGCCAACAAGACTCCGATCGTGGACACCTGGTGGCAGACCGAGACCGGGGCGATCATGATCTCGCCGCTGCCCGGCGTCACCGCGGCCAAGCCCGGCTCGGCGATGACTCCGCTGCCCGGCATCTCGGCCAAGATCGTCGACGACGAAGGCAACGAGCTGGTTCCAGGCGCCGACGAAGCCGAGCACGTCACCGGTTACCTGGTGCTGGACCAGCCGTGGCCGTCAATGCTGCGCGGCATCTGGGGCGATCCGGAGCGGTTCAAGGAGACCTACTGGTCGCGGTTCGCCGAGCAGGGCTGGTACTTCGCCGGTGACGGCGCCCGCTATGACTCGGACGGCAACATCTGGGTGCTGGGCCGCATCGACGACGTCATGAACATCTCCGGGCACCGCATCTCGACCGCCGAGGTGGAGTCGGCCCTGGTCGGCCACTCCGGCGTGGCCGAGGCTGCCGTGGTCGGCGCCAGCGACGACACCACCGGCCAGGCCATCTGCGCGTTCGTCATCCTCAAGGCCTCCGCGCACGGCGGTGCCGAGAACATGATCGACGAGCTGCGTGCCCAGGTGGCCACCGAGATCTCCCCGATCGCCAAGCCGCGCGAGATCCACGTGGTGCCCGAGCTGCCCAAGACCCGCAGCGGCAAGATCATGCGCCGGCTGCTGCGTGACGTCGCCGAGGGCCGCGAGCTCGGCGACACCTCGACCCTGGTCGACCCGAGCGTGTTCGAGGCGATCCGCGCCAGTAAGTAG
- the marP gene encoding acid resistance serine protease MarP produces MTPSVWLDFAILGIGFVAAISGWRSGALGSLLSFIGVVLGAVAGVLLAPHVIPHVSGDRTKLFATLFLILALVVIGEIAGVVLGRAVRGTIRNPFFRVLDSVVGVSLMLVAVLVASWLLGSLLTSSDQPNLAAAVKNSRVLSEVDKVAPTWMRSVPNRLSALLDTSGLPDVLEPFGRTPIVNVDAPDAALATDPIVTTSRPAVVKIRGVAPSCQKVLEGSGFVVAPNRVMSNAHVVAGADSVTIEADGKTYDAGVVSYDPNADISILDVPDLPITPLQFAEQPAPKGTDAVVMGYPGGGDFLATPARVREIIELNGPDIYRSTTVTREVYTVRGTVRQGNSGGPMINRAGKVLGVVFGAAVDDADTGFVLTAKEVEHQLAKVGNTQRVPTGTCINS; encoded by the coding sequence ATGACACCCTCGGTCTGGCTCGATTTCGCAATCCTCGGCATCGGCTTCGTCGCAGCCATCTCAGGCTGGCGCTCCGGCGCGCTCGGCTCTCTGCTGTCGTTTATCGGCGTCGTGCTCGGCGCCGTGGCGGGCGTGCTGCTGGCGCCGCACGTGATCCCGCACGTCAGCGGTGACCGCACCAAGCTGTTCGCCACGCTGTTCCTGATCCTCGCGCTCGTGGTGATCGGTGAGATCGCCGGTGTGGTGCTGGGCCGTGCCGTGCGCGGCACCATCCGCAACCCGTTCTTCCGGGTGCTGGACTCGGTGGTCGGGGTGAGCCTGATGCTGGTCGCGGTCCTGGTCGCGTCATGGCTGCTGGGTAGCTTGCTGACATCCTCCGATCAGCCGAATCTGGCTGCCGCCGTGAAGAATTCGCGGGTGTTGAGCGAGGTCGACAAGGTGGCGCCGACCTGGATGCGCTCGGTGCCCAACCGGTTGTCGGCCCTGCTGGACACCTCGGGCCTGCCCGACGTGCTCGAACCGTTCGGCCGGACCCCGATCGTCAACGTCGATGCCCCGGACGCCGCGCTGGCCACCGATCCCATCGTGACGACGAGCCGGCCCGCCGTGGTCAAGATCCGTGGCGTCGCGCCGAGCTGCCAGAAGGTGCTGGAGGGCAGCGGGTTCGTGGTCGCACCCAACCGCGTGATGTCCAACGCCCACGTGGTGGCCGGTGCCGACAGCGTCACCATCGAGGCCGACGGCAAGACCTACGACGCGGGCGTGGTGTCCTACGACCCCAACGCCGACATCTCGATCCTCGACGTGCCGGATCTGCCGATCACGCCTTTGCAGTTCGCCGAACAACCGGCGCCCAAGGGCACCGACGCCGTGGTGATGGGTTACCCGGGTGGCGGCGATTTCCTGGCCACCCCGGCACGCGTCCGCGAGATCATCGAGCTCAACGGGCCCGACATCTACCGGAGCACCACCGTCACCCGCGAGGTCTACACGGTCAGGGGCACGGTGCGGCAAGGCAATTCGGGCGGGCCGATGATCAACCGCGCGGGCAAGGTGCTCGGTGTGGTGTTCGGTGCGGCAGTCGACGACGCCGACACCGGATTCGTGCTGACCGCCAAGGAAGTCGAGCACCAGCTGGCCAAGGTCGGCAACACCCAGCGGGTCCCAACCGGGACGTGCATCAACTCCTGA
- a CDS encoding Fic family protein: protein MTDPLAPLVDLPGVSAASDEAREALGRAHRHKFNLRGWPQTAAEAALRAARASAVLDGGALQLSADGEPDPVTAGAIRVAEALEGGATALVGVWQRAPMQALARLHALAAADLTDDEHLGRPRTDDPDVGRRLELLTEILAGGSKVPAPVLAAVAHGELLSLAPFGTADGVVARAVSRLVTIATGLDPHGLGVPEVHWMRKSGEYRGAARGFASGTAEGLTAWLLLSSEALKGGAREALQIAQAAAG, encoded by the coding sequence ATGACCGATCCACTCGCACCGCTGGTCGACCTGCCCGGTGTTTCTGCGGCCAGCGACGAGGCGCGTGAGGCCCTGGGCCGGGCGCATCGACACAAGTTCAATCTGCGCGGCTGGCCACAGACCGCGGCCGAGGCCGCTCTGCGTGCGGCCCGGGCCTCGGCTGTTCTCGACGGCGGGGCACTCCAGTTGTCGGCCGACGGTGAACCCGATCCGGTGACCGCGGGCGCCATCCGCGTCGCCGAAGCGCTCGAAGGGGGAGCCACTGCACTGGTAGGGGTGTGGCAGCGGGCCCCGATGCAGGCGCTGGCCCGGCTGCACGCGTTGGCCGCCGCGGACCTCACCGACGATGAGCACCTGGGCCGGCCGCGCACCGACGATCCCGACGTCGGCCGCCGCCTCGAGCTGCTCACCGAGATCCTGGCCGGCGGGTCAAAGGTTCCCGCTCCCGTGCTGGCTGCCGTCGCCCACGGCGAACTACTCAGCCTGGCTCCGTTCGGCACCGCCGACGGAGTGGTGGCCCGCGCGGTGTCACGCCTCGTGACGATCGCCACCGGGCTGGACCCGCACGGTCTCGGAGTTCCCGAAGTGCACTGGATGCGGAAGTCGGGGGAGTACCGGGGTGCCGCACGGGGATTCGCCTCGGGTACGGCCGAGGGGCTGACTGCATGGCTGCTGCTGAGCAGTGAAGCCCTGAAGGGCGGCGCGCGGGAAGCTCTGCAGATCGCGCAGGCGGCGGCCGGCTGA
- a CDS encoding alpha/beta fold hydrolase has protein sequence MPPPDPSITRIEGPWRHLQVHANGIRFHVVEGESSQPDRPLVILLHGFGSFWWSWRHQLTGLTGARIVAVDLRGYGDSDKPPRGYDGWTLAGDTAGLVRALGHKTATLVGHADGGLVCWATAVLHPRVVNAIALVSSPHPVALRASTLTRRDQGRALLPSMLRYQLPAWPERMLTRHDGAELERLFRSRAGAKWQTSQDFSHTMGHLRQAIQIPGAAHCALEYQRWAVRSQLRSEGLRFMRSMKRPISVPVLHMRGDADPYVLTDPVHRTQRYAPHGRYVSITGAGHFAHEEQPEAVNEQLGRFLAQLRAT, from the coding sequence ATGCCCCCACCCGACCCGTCGATCACCAGGATCGAGGGGCCATGGCGGCATCTGCAGGTGCACGCCAATGGCATCCGCTTCCATGTGGTGGAGGGCGAGAGTTCGCAGCCCGACCGTCCACTGGTCATCTTGTTGCACGGGTTCGGCTCATTCTGGTGGTCCTGGCGTCACCAACTGACCGGGCTGACCGGCGCGCGGATCGTGGCGGTCGATCTGCGCGGTTACGGCGACAGCGACAAACCACCCCGCGGTTACGACGGCTGGACCCTGGCCGGGGACACCGCCGGGCTGGTACGCGCCCTGGGGCACAAGACCGCGACGCTGGTCGGGCATGCCGACGGCGGCCTGGTGTGCTGGGCGACGGCCGTGCTGCACCCCCGCGTGGTGAACGCGATCGCACTGGTCAGCTCACCGCACCCGGTGGCCCTGCGGGCCTCTACCCTGACCCGCCGGGACCAGGGCCGCGCCCTGTTGCCGTCCATGCTGCGCTACCAGCTGCCCGCGTGGCCTGAACGCATGCTGACCCGGCACGACGGCGCCGAGTTGGAGCGTCTGTTCCGCAGCCGGGCCGGGGCCAAATGGCAGACCAGTCAAGACTTCTCCCACACCATGGGCCATCTGCGCCAGGCCATCCAGATACCGGGTGCCGCGCACTGCGCGCTGGAGTATCAGCGGTGGGCGGTGCGCAGCCAGCTGCGAAGTGAGGGCCTGCGGTTCATGCGGTCGATGAAACGTCCGATCAGCGTCCCGGTGCTGCACATGCGCGGTGACGCCGATCCGTATGTGCTGACCGACCCGGTGCACCGGACTCAACGCTATGCGCCGCACGGCCGATACGTATCCATCACTGGTGCCGGGCATTTCGCCCATGAAGAACAACCCGAGGCGGTCAACGAGCAGCTGGGCCGTTTCCTGGCCCAGCTGCGCGCCACCTGA